Proteins co-encoded in one Lynx canadensis isolate LIC74 chromosome C1, mLynCan4.pri.v2, whole genome shotgun sequence genomic window:
- the PROK1 gene encoding prokineticin-1 — protein MKGAMRVSIMFLLVTVSDCAVITGACERDVQCGTGTCCAISLWLRGLRMCTPLGREGEECHPGSHKVPFFRKRQHHTCPCLPNLLCSRCPDGRYRCSTDLKNINF, from the exons ATGAAAGGGGCCATGCGAGTCTCAATCATGTTCCTTCTGGTGACTGTGTCGGACTGTGCCGTGATCACAGGG GCCTGTGAGCGGGATGTGCAGTGTGGGACGGGCACCTGCTGCGCCATCAGCCTGTGGCTGCGTGGGCTTCGGATGTGCACCCCGCTGGGGCGGGAAGGAGAGGAGTGTCACCCGGGCAGCCATAAG gTCCCCTTCTTCAGAAAACGCCAGCACCAcacctgcccctgcctgcccaACCTGCTGTGCTCCAGGTGCCCGGACGGCAGGTACCGCTGCTCCACGGACTTGAAAAACATCAACTTTTAG